The Benincasa hispida cultivar B227 chromosome 11, ASM972705v1, whole genome shotgun sequence genome has a segment encoding these proteins:
- the LOC120090824 gene encoding transcription factor HBP-1b(c38)-like: protein MGSRTVKIGADNLNKTVNGMPSFVSSMPTANNSMGAEGSSIPSSRMSDLRTLEQTLGFHIEDVDLTRNPLYNQIKSNSSTLNNNIQFGSLIKPLASTDVNLPTAIMGSQTLPLQKESNPNLVSTSGGSRENWGESNMADTGTRTDTSTDDTDDKSQRLDKDQGNSLAVYDSSNKSKEKAADQKTLRRLAQNREAARKSRLRKKAYVQQLESSRLKLNQLEQELQRARQQGIFISNSGDQAHSMSGNGALAFDVEYSRWLEEHNRLMNELRAAVNSHAGDTELRTIVDNVTTQFDDIFRLKGIAAKADVFHILSGMWKTPAERCFLWIGGFRSSEILKLLVNQLEPLAEQQLMGICNLQQLSQQAEDALSQGMDALQQSLAETLASATPATSGSSGNVANYMGQMAMAMGKLGTLEGFLRQADNLRQQTLQQMHRILTTRQSARALLAINDYFSRLRALSSLWLARPRD from the exons ATGGGTAGTAGAACAGTGAAGATTGGTGCAGACAATTTAAACAAAACGGTGAACGGGATGCCTAGCTTCGTTTCTTCGATGCCTACGGCCAATAATTCCAT GGGTGCAGAGGGGAGCTCTATTCCTTCATCTCGGATGTCAGACTTAAGAACACTTGAGCAAACTCTAGGATTTCACATAGAAGATGTAGACCTTACTAGAA ATCCTTTGTATAATCAGATAAAGTCAAATAGTTCGACTTTGAACAACAACATCCAATTTGGTTCTTTAATTAAG CCACTTGCATCCACTGATGTAAATCTGCCAACTGCTATCATGGGGTCTCAAACACTGCCATTACAGAAAGAATCAAATCCAAATTTGGTTTCTACCTCTGGTGGTTCTCGTGAAAACTGGGGAGAGTCTAATATGGCAGATACTGGCACAAGAACTGATACCTCCACAGATGACACAGATGACAAAAGTCAAAGG CTTGACAAGGATCAAGGGAACTCACTTGCCGTATACGATTCTAGCAACAAATCGAAAGAAAAAGCAGCAGATCAGAAG ACCCTACGAAGGCTTGCCCAAAATCGTGAAGCTGCTAGAAAAAGTCGTTTAAGGAAAAAA GCATATGTTCAGCAGCTAGAAAGTAGCCGACTGAAGCTTAATCAGCTCGAGCAAGAACTACAGCGGGCCCGCCAGCAG GgtatatttatttcaaattctgGAGACCAAGCTCATTCAATGAGTGGGAATG GGGCCCTAGCATTTGATGTAGAGTATTCACGTTGGTTAGAGGAGCATAACAGGCTGATGAATGAGCTTAGAGCTGCAGTTAATTCACATGCGGGTGACACTGAACTCCGTACCATTGTTGATAATGTGACTACACAGTTCGACGATATCTTCAGGTTGAAAGGCATTGCAGCCAAAGCAGATGTGTTCCACATCTTGTCAGGAATGTGGAAGACACCAGCAGAGCGGTGTTTCCTGTGGATCGGTGGCTTCCGTTCATCCGAAATCCTAAAG CTTCTTGTAAACCAATTAGAGCCTTTGGCTGAGCAGCAGCTTATGGGCATCTGCAATCTGCAACAATTATCACAACAGGCAGAAGATGCTCTCTCACAAGGAATGGATGCATTGCAGCAATCCTTGGCTGAAACATTGGCCAGTGCCACACCTGCAACGTCAGGATCGTCTGGGAATGTGGCAAATTATATGGGTCAAATGGCCATGGCAATGGGAAAGCTTGGTACTCTTGAAGGCTTCCTACGCCAG GCCGACAATCTTCGTCAACAAACCCTTCAACAAATGCATCGCATATTGACAACCCGTCAATCAGCACGTGCACTTCTTGCTATAAATGACTACTTCTCCCGCCTTAGAGCCCTCAGTTCTCTGTGGCTTGCACGGCCACGAGATTGA